One segment of Leptospira kirschneri serovar Cynopteri str. 3522 CT DNA contains the following:
- a CDS encoding TolC family protein, with protein sequence MSFHIFRHLENSQLIESNRTNRKTKNMHVFSKDTLKNNYKLIFHDKNSLSFLKYKTSYKNKLDTEKNFKFQNVFFTFVSFFIFVFAIGCTDDSGIRTGDGIVEPRLEEVTGVTTAKIKSILPEQELTIDELYAFAVERTERIALREEAIQQADAQKAAAFASFFPSLSLVYNKFYRIPGPNSHFNPFYTEPNPLTGSSSTSSLPPTVGPGTRLLLSIPILNGINQYTTYKAAGALTNVRLNEARYESGRLYLEIAQAYYNVLQLKEIILLEEKKTDLVRKTIQERRRLFSLGKITRADLSGAEADFSRSEAYLEDFKYQLKQAEMALESLIGAGEGGLRLAIPKEVISIPQNLLPEERIAKRYDVIAAKENLKAAEFNLKKAWGGHLPSVTLNNYYTIPEHNTTPNKDITMQLSINVPLLSAGTITAGVKQAESALRQAELQLSQTKRIATDEIRKAYESSLNSARLLSLYSKARNSAESNLSSQRRGFSFKTVSRLELLVSETSFLDSEIAYRKAYYQHSLNTIWYSVAIGELPKLKKLKEEDKTAN encoded by the coding sequence ATGAGTTTCCACATCTTTAGGCATTTGGAAAACTCACAATTAATCGAATCAAATAGAACGAACCGTAAAACTAAAAATATGCACGTATTTTCAAAAGATACATTAAAAAATAATTATAAACTTATATTCCATGACAAGAATTCCTTATCATTCCTAAAGTATAAAACATCTTATAAAAATAAGTTGGATACAGAAAAAAATTTCAAATTCCAAAACGTTTTTTTTACATTCGTTTCCTTTTTTATATTCGTATTTGCAATCGGATGTACGGACGATTCCGGAATTCGAACAGGAGACGGAATTGTTGAACCGAGGTTAGAAGAGGTAACCGGGGTAACTACCGCAAAGATCAAAAGTATATTACCCGAACAGGAATTAACTATAGACGAACTATACGCTTTCGCGGTGGAAAGAACGGAAAGAATCGCCCTTAGAGAAGAAGCGATCCAACAGGCAGATGCTCAAAAAGCTGCTGCGTTCGCTTCCTTTTTTCCTTCTTTATCTTTAGTGTATAATAAATTCTATAGAATTCCGGGACCCAACTCCCACTTTAATCCTTTTTATACGGAACCAAATCCTCTTACCGGAAGCTCTTCTACAAGCAGCCTTCCTCCTACGGTTGGTCCTGGAACGAGATTACTTTTAAGCATTCCCATCTTAAACGGAATAAATCAATATACTACTTATAAAGCCGCTGGTGCCCTAACTAACGTGAGACTGAATGAAGCCCGTTACGAATCTGGGCGACTCTATCTAGAAATTGCACAAGCATATTATAATGTTCTACAATTAAAGGAAATCATTCTTTTGGAGGAAAAAAAGACCGATTTGGTTCGCAAAACAATCCAAGAAAGAAGAAGACTTTTTTCCTTGGGAAAAATTACAAGAGCGGACTTAAGCGGAGCCGAAGCGGATTTTTCCAGATCCGAAGCATATTTAGAAGATTTTAAGTATCAGTTAAAGCAGGCGGAAATGGCACTGGAAAGTCTTATAGGAGCCGGAGAAGGTGGTTTACGATTGGCAATTCCTAAAGAAGTAATCTCCATTCCTCAAAACCTATTACCCGAAGAAAGAATCGCAAAACGATACGACGTAATCGCTGCAAAAGAAAACTTAAAGGCGGCGGAATTCAATTTGAAAAAAGCCTGGGGTGGGCATTTACCTTCGGTTACATTAAATAATTATTATACAATTCCAGAACACAATACAACTCCAAATAAAGACATTACGATGCAACTATCTATCAACGTGCCTCTATTATCCGCCGGAACCATCACGGCAGGAGTTAAACAGGCAGAATCTGCATTGAGACAAGCAGAATTACAATTGTCTCAAACAAAAAGGATCGCAACCGATGAAATTCGAAAAGCATATGAAAGTTCCTTAAACTCCGCTCGTTTATTATCCCTATATTCAAAAGCACGCAATTCCGCAGAATCCAATCTAAGTTCTCAAAGAAGAGGTTTCAGTTTTAAAACAGTTTCCCGTCTTGAACTTTTAGTATCTGAAACTTCTTTTTTAGATTCTGAAATTGCCTATCGAAAGGCATATTATCAACATTCTTTGAATACGATTTGGTATTCAGTTGCAATTGGCGAATTGCCAAAATTAAAAAAATTGAAAGAAGAGGATAAGACCGCAAATTAG
- a CDS encoding efflux RND transporter permease subunit, translating to MLSAVSIRNPIFSWMMMAAIILFGSIGFSRMGVSQMPDVDFPVVNVSLTLTGANAQVMETDVVDPIEEVLMTVEGVTEVRSISSDGSAAVTVELELSRNVDVAVQEIQTKLAQVSNKLPEEMDPPVITKSNPDDTPIIWVSLTAVDKSEKEKMLFVKDFLKDKFQKIPGVGEIILGGYVDRTINVYLDPTQLSRNEIAVDDIVNTLKEQNLEVPSGRLENRTNEISLRAVGEVPTAEQFGNIFLNSRSGSPLFRSIRLKDISIVEDGLGEVRRISRFNGISAVAIGIKKLKGANAVQVGDLVKNKVKELKPKLPKGYDLTVSNDNTGYIRDSVNELEFTLIFSAILTGFVCRLFLGNWKSTGNVLLAIPTSVIGTFLFLYFAGFTINTFTMLGLSLATGIVVDDAIMVLENITRHREMKKSWFQAALEGATEIRFAALAATLAVVAIFLPVAFMKGIIGRYFLEFGVTISVSVLLSLFEALSFTPMRASLYAEDKKKNDKKSIFSANAYEVWNRWISKISIFKKMDPIMERFLDYSIFLYERSIDFVLKFPRWIVFGSTVLFIGSLGFFFLLKKEFIPPQDMGRFIVRARLPLGSSLQRTDETMKKVEQYLIQRKEIEKYISNVGGFGGTEANTGMFFITMKEMGHRPKNPKTGREVTQAALFSILRKDLKELVPEATFSVQDLSQRGFSAGRGYPIELVLTGPDWNTLSSLSVKILDKLKESKILLDVDTDYVAGQKELRLVTNREAAALRGVSMANVGNTVGTLMGGKNVSRFTENGRSYDVRVKIQREKGESISVIPNIGVRNTFGEFVKLKEVINIQEKEALKTITRINRERAIRVFGNPAPTLGQNVSTEKALEIAKEILPEGYSVAMTGSAKTAKESGNSLTLALLFGILLSYMILASQFNSLKQPLYILLAMPFSFTGALVALYVFGQSFNMYSFIGLILLLGLVKKNSILLVEFVNHVRSTGKNIQESIREGCPIRLRPVLMTSFSSIAAAIPPALALGPGAETRIPMAVTILGGMTLSTLITLLVVPAAYYLGEKEVKTRPKTSKI from the coding sequence TTGCTTTCCGCAGTTTCTATACGCAATCCGATTTTCTCTTGGATGATGATGGCAGCGATCATTCTTTTTGGATCGATTGGTTTTTCCAGAATGGGCGTTTCCCAAATGCCAGACGTCGACTTTCCAGTTGTAAACGTTTCCCTCACCCTCACCGGAGCCAATGCACAGGTAATGGAAACAGACGTCGTAGATCCAATCGAAGAAGTTCTTATGACGGTTGAAGGTGTCACCGAAGTCAGATCGATTTCCTCAGACGGTTCCGCCGCGGTCACTGTGGAATTAGAACTGAGTCGAAACGTAGACGTCGCCGTTCAAGAAATTCAAACAAAACTCGCCCAAGTCTCCAATAAACTTCCGGAAGAAATGGACCCTCCTGTTATTACTAAATCCAATCCGGATGATACCCCAATCATCTGGGTTTCTCTCACCGCAGTCGATAAATCCGAAAAAGAAAAAATGTTATTCGTAAAGGATTTTCTTAAAGATAAATTTCAGAAAATTCCAGGTGTGGGTGAAATCATTTTAGGCGGTTACGTCGATAGAACCATCAATGTTTATTTAGATCCTACCCAACTTTCCAGAAACGAAATCGCGGTAGACGACATCGTAAACACTTTAAAAGAACAGAATTTAGAAGTTCCTTCCGGAAGATTAGAAAATAGAACAAACGAAATCAGTCTTCGTGCAGTTGGCGAAGTTCCCACCGCGGAACAATTCGGAAATATATTCTTAAATTCAAGAAGCGGTTCTCCCCTTTTTAGATCAATTCGTTTAAAAGACATTTCGATCGTAGAAGATGGGTTAGGCGAAGTTCGCAGAATCTCTAGATTTAACGGTATTTCTGCGGTTGCAATCGGTATCAAAAAGCTCAAAGGAGCAAACGCGGTTCAAGTAGGTGATCTTGTCAAAAACAAAGTCAAAGAATTAAAACCGAAACTCCCCAAAGGTTACGACCTTACCGTTTCTAACGACAACACAGGTTATATCCGAGACAGCGTAAATGAACTAGAATTTACTCTGATCTTTTCCGCTATCCTTACCGGTTTTGTTTGTAGATTGTTTTTAGGAAACTGGAAAAGTACCGGAAACGTTCTTCTCGCAATTCCTACTTCTGTAATTGGAACTTTTTTGTTTTTATACTTTGCCGGTTTTACGATTAACACATTTACTATGTTAGGTTTATCACTGGCAACCGGAATCGTTGTAGATGATGCGATTATGGTTCTAGAAAATATTACCAGACATAGAGAAATGAAAAAATCCTGGTTTCAAGCCGCCCTGGAAGGAGCAACTGAAATCCGATTTGCCGCTCTTGCGGCAACGTTAGCCGTCGTTGCCATCTTTCTTCCCGTCGCTTTTATGAAAGGAATCATAGGAAGATATTTTTTAGAATTCGGCGTTACAATTTCAGTTTCAGTTCTTCTTTCCCTTTTTGAAGCTCTCAGTTTTACTCCCATGCGCGCTTCCTTGTATGCGGAGGATAAAAAAAAGAACGATAAAAAATCTATCTTTTCTGCAAATGCTTACGAAGTTTGGAATCGATGGATTTCAAAAATTTCTATTTTTAAAAAGATGGATCCTATCATGGAACGTTTTTTAGATTACAGTATCTTTCTTTATGAACGTTCTATCGACTTCGTATTAAAATTTCCCCGCTGGATCGTGTTTGGTTCCACCGTCTTGTTTATTGGATCTCTTGGATTTTTTTTCCTCTTAAAGAAAGAATTTATTCCTCCTCAAGACATGGGACGTTTTATTGTTCGAGCTAGACTTCCTTTAGGCTCTTCTTTACAAAGAACGGACGAAACCATGAAAAAAGTAGAACAATATCTCATTCAAAGAAAAGAAATAGAAAAGTATATCTCTAACGTAGGTGGTTTTGGAGGAACGGAAGCAAATACCGGAATGTTTTTTATTACGATGAAAGAAATGGGACACAGACCTAAAAATCCTAAAACAGGAAGAGAAGTCACCCAAGCCGCCTTATTTAGTATATTAAGAAAAGATTTAAAAGAATTGGTTCCGGAAGCTACGTTTTCCGTGCAAGATCTTTCTCAAAGAGGATTTTCCGCAGGAAGGGGTTATCCCATCGAACTCGTGTTAACTGGTCCTGACTGGAACACGTTATCCTCACTTTCTGTAAAAATTTTAGATAAACTCAAAGAAAGTAAAATTCTACTGGACGTAGATACAGACTACGTAGCGGGACAAAAAGAACTTAGACTTGTAACGAACCGAGAAGCCGCCGCCCTTAGAGGTGTAAGCATGGCTAACGTTGGAAATACGGTCGGAACGTTGATGGGAGGAAAAAACGTAAGTCGTTTTACAGAAAACGGCCGAAGTTACGACGTTAGAGTCAAAATTCAAAGGGAAAAGGGAGAAAGCATCTCGGTAATTCCGAACATTGGAGTTAGAAACACATTTGGAGAATTTGTAAAATTAAAAGAAGTCATAAATATCCAAGAAAAAGAAGCACTTAAAACGATCACTCGGATCAATCGAGAAAGGGCGATCCGAGTATTTGGAAACCCCGCCCCTACTTTGGGTCAAAACGTTTCTACGGAAAAAGCATTAGAGATTGCTAAAGAAATTCTTCCGGAGGGATATTCGGTCGCCATGACCGGTTCGGCAAAAACTGCAAAAGAATCCGGTAACAGTCTAACTCTTGCTTTATTATTCGGAATTCTACTTTCTTATATGATCCTTGCGAGTCAATTTAACAGTTTAAAACAACCTCTTTACATTTTACTTGCAATGCCTTTTAGCTTTACAGGTGCGTTAGTCGCACTTTATGTGTTTGGACAATCTTTTAACATGTATAGTTTTATTGGACTCATTCTTCTTTTAGGATTAGTAAAAAAGAATTCTATCCTTCTTGTGGAGTTTGTGAATCACGTTCGTTCTACTGGAAAAAATATTCAAGAATCAATCCGAGAAGGTTGTCCTATCCGTTTAAGACCTGTGTTGATGACTTCTTTTAGTTCTATCGCCGCGGCAATTCCGCCTGCGTTGGCGCTTGGACCGGGAGCAGAAACTAGAATTCCGATGGCGGTAACCATACTAGGTGGTATGACACTTTCAACCTTGATTACACTTTTAGTAGTTCCCGCCGCGTACTATTTAGGAGAAAAGGAGGTAAAAACTCGACCCAAGACCAGTAAAATATAA